The sequence TGCCTTCACACTTGCATGAAGGGTATGTGAGGGGAAATCGTGTGCTCcgctattcgcaactttcacggccaTAGGGGGCGCGCGCCACCTTAAATCCAGCATGGCTATCCGagagattaagaactagagcagtCGATGCAGTGCTGCGGTCTTGCTCAGTGACATGTTGTTTCGCGTCATGTTCAAATGTCTCGTCAGTTTACACGCCCGCTGTTGTTAGCCTGCATAATGGCTCACATTGGGCTAGCAGTCCGCAAGATTCGAAGCCTGCTGGaaggcgaggaagtcctaaacgctGGTCATCTTGTGGGCTGCAACATGAAAGTGTGCATGTTGACGTCCGTGACTGTTGAGGGCCTTTGCATACAAACCTCGCGGTTTCGAAGCAAACCACACGAGCTCTTGTTTGTTTTATCGAGACAATGTTATAAAGAGAAGTGACCGTGCTTTCTCTTTGCTATTCTATTAATTCGGCTGCTTTGAACGGGCACCATGAACTTTTATACGGtgtggtgctctctgcaagttgttactttgaccgcttgaataagccgccgtgtggagaaaaaaaaaatcttcccgGTGTTGCGCGACCCAAGTTCTTTACATCAATGGTGTGAAAAGCAGCCTTAAAGCAGCATTTTGTGAGCGAAAATTTGTCTAGTTATCCCTGCCTGTGTTCACAAAGCTGGATGTTGAACGCGAGAAGTAAGCAAAAGCCCATATCTGACCGCTTTTGCGAGCTGATACGATAAGCGTTCACCCTTGTAATTTAGTTATTGTGCTTTATGCgtgctgtgcaagctacagtctTGAGTTAGTTTTACAGCCTGCGTCAGTCCTACCGCATCtcgcttcattcttccagttatctttaTAAAATCATATACACGCAAATCAGTTGAGGGTTCGCTATGCAAGCACTGCACAGTAGTGTAACATTTGTTGGACTAGGATTTGTCACCTTACGGGTGTAGTAATGCGCGCCTGTGCACACGTTGCAGCCGTGCATCGAAGTGGCAGATGACGACAAGCACGAGTTCCAGGTCCCTCTACGTCCGGGTCACTTTACTTCGATGCACAAATGGGAAACTGTTTGAAAATTGTGAACTGTCAAGCCGGCGTTACAGAGCACGAACGCAtgaacgagaacaagaaattttgaagcaggcACAAGGCTTCACGGAGAATGTTTGCACTCCAACGTAGCCGTGAAGGCATGAGTGGCAAAAACGCAAGCATCAATCATCCTACAACACATTTGAGTTAAGATTGTgcattatttctttccctgcacaTAATATAGTGCTATGCCTGCGTCTTTATGGAGGTGCACCTATTCGCGATTTCAAGTGCCCGGTATCGTCACTCATCTGTCGTATTCCAAAAAAAATCCTGCAGCATGAAGTGCGCACTGTAAACCTTCATCGCTTCTGTAACAGCTTTGCCAATCCGCAGCTTAATAAATTTCTTCCTCATGGACGCAGCCGGTGGAAATGAGTGAGGCCTCACATCACCTACTGCATAACTTTTGCATTGCGGCACACAGCAAATACGGTTACTTCTATGTTCGCTTCTATGCACGTTAAGTGTCCTTTGGGATCCCACGGGAGCTTTAAACGCGTTATACCATCaaccaaaagtgaaggaaaagcgtaGACAACACCAGTACGGTAGGTGAACGGGCGGCAGCCAGTGGCGAGTATAATCTTTCGATTGTTTCCGGCCGCCGCAGCACGACTGCGCCACCGTCTGTGAAAGTTGCAAATACAGTTGAGCGGAGGGAGCTGGACAGGCATGAGTGGATATCTATATCTGCTGCTCAGTGTACACAAAGGCACTTTAATTTGGGCAAGTTCAGACTTGTTTGTTCTACACACCTTAAATAAAAAGAATTGTTCGTCGGTAAAGGCCACAGCCAAGGTGTCGCATACATGGGGGCCATGACGCAGTGCAAGTCCTTGCACCACAGTCTGTCACACACAGAGCATGCAAAGTCAAACAGGTTGTTGATGAAGTCCCGCTTGAAGGTGGTCGTTGCCAAAGACAGACATTCCTTGGCCTGGCGATACTGGTATGCAATGTTCGCAACTATTCGGGCTTGACGCTGTACATCTGTTTCAGCAGTGTGCTTGGCATGCTTGTGCAGTCTATCGTTCTCCAATTGCTTCTACCATTCTTCTGCAGTTTTGTTGGCGCACTTCAGTGCCATGAATCGCCATGATTGCTGCAGTCATGATCATTTGACCACGCCTTTGTTGGTTGACTCCTGCTGCCTCTGTCGTTGAGCTTGTTATTGTTCGCTGCGCTTGATGTGACAAATTTCTTCGTTAGGCATTTCCGACAATGATCCCAGTTCACTTTCCATATTTATTTCACACACGTGCATGTGAAACGCGTATATGAAGAGGCTTCACACAGATGGAAGTGAAATCTAGGTTGGTAGGCTAGTAGTGCCTTTGCACTAAAACCGAAGTTCACTTGCAACTTTTAATGGCAATTATGCATATCGTAAATGGCTCTTCTCGTAATACTATCCATTGCTTGGTCTGTTGTACAACGTGTCACCTAGCAGGAAAAATAAAGCATTCTAAAGCACTCTAAAGCAACCACTTTAGAAGCTCAGTCAGCCATATTGTTTTGTTAGCTGAATTGTCTGCAGCAGATGTTCCTGCCTTATCTCGTCAAAAAACTATCGAAACGAACATGTTGCATGGTGGATGCCTCACTTCCAAATTTGTTGCAACTAATGAAGGGGTGCCTCAAGGTTCAATATTTAACTAACTATTATTCTTGGTTTATATAAATTCTAATTGCCTTTCTGAAACTGAAGCTTTCTTATGCACAGATGCCAGAACACTTGCTGCTGACTGGTTAATCATTTCTTGGACTACCAAATGAAACACTGATCTGTAGAACATTTTACCTGGTGCAGAAACTACTGTCTCAAAATTAACCGTTCTAAAATGTTGTTCATGTTACATTCCAGTCATAAAAGCTTACACAAGTCAATTTACCAATATGTCAATTCATTTTTGCCACTTTATCATTTATGCTACTACTGAGTGCTCATTGCTGGACGTATCTCAGCCGTGGTCAGTGGGTAAGGCACTTAGCTCGGCTTCGAAGAGTGCGTAGTTTGATCCCACTGCTGGACACCCACTGGTTTAAAGATGTGGCCAAGCAACCGCCCGGCCAGTTGTCCAGCACTCTAAGGCACTTTGCTTTTGAGAGGTTTGCACAGACCATTATACTTGCTGTACAAGAACTGAAACGAACAAATAAGGCCTTGTTAGCGCCATGTTAGCCCTGGTTTAATATATTACTCGGGGCCCAGTCCTATTTCAGTACATAAGCTTTTCTTGTGTTGTACTATGCACTTATTCAAAGCCATGTTAATTACTGCATAACGGCATGGGGTAATACTTGCCCCACGCATTCAACTCCTTCACATTTACCTGTATGGAACCAAGCCATAAGATAACATTTAGctcattttgtagtaatgcctctGAACACTTCGTTAATCACAGAttgctaggggtgtgcgaatagtgatttttgagaccaaatGGAATAGGGCTAGAAGTGAATCtaatcgaatattgaatacttTCTGAAtagtttttaaataatgaatagccattatcacaattaatgtaaacCTATGTTTACATCCCTCTATGTTCTTAAAGTTTGTGTCTGTCATTACATGGACATTATGAAGcatgtttattaaaagcacaagtgAAGCGTTAGGAACAAACAagtttctttgcatgcacaggGCTCGTGGGAGTGCAAATGATCactgtacagcctgtaaagtacGGCTACCTAAGTGATGTAGCCTGCTCCGCTTTGAAAATTCTTCTGTTTTCTACGCTATGCCCGTGGGGGTGAAAGTTTACTCCAATTTATGTTAATTTGGGTGCATTTGGTGttttgaaattaaaaaaaaaagtattggaaGAATACTTGCATTtatgaatagtgactattcgatttgaAGACCGAATCGCATAGGAAATTAATCAGTTCGTTATTTGCAAGTTTCAAATATTCAAACACCCCTACAAATTATTACCAATTAAGGAATTCAAGTGTATTCTTTCAACCTCCTTGTTCAAGGCACCTAAGAGTCTTTCCTGTAAACTTTTTATTTGGGTTTTCTTATTACAACCAACAAGATTTGCTGCTAGCAATTTTTTCTTACCAATGGTGTGAATTAAATACAGGAACAGAACTGCGTGCTTCTCAGCAGTAACATTTTAGGATAACCTCCCATTATATCTTAATCTCTATTTGTATGTGCTTTTAAACAAGTATGACTTCTTTTTCTGCTAGGTAGCTAACTTCTAATGTATGTTGCATTACATTCTATTTTTACTGAAATACTTATGCTTTTTAGTGTTGCCAATATTTAATTTATTTGTGGTAGTGCCCATGAACAGCTCTAGAAAGGGCCTTAGTAATGGTGCATTTGTGATTAGATATAGAACGGAAAAAAAAGCCaatgaagcaaaaaagaaaactgatcaAATAGAGGTAGAAAAAGGCATTAAAAATTTAATGAAAAGCAAATGCAGAAATCAGTCGGAGCAGACAAGAGAGCTCAAAATGTCGTGATCATAATGCAAGTTATTCTGTTTGGTTAAAATGCATGTTGTGGTGCCTCTGACTTCATTGTCTGGTATTTTAATATTGTAATGACAGTGAAGTGAGAGGGAAgttaattatgtttaatttaAATGTAGGCGCGGGTGTATTGGCATGCTGCCTACTCTTGCGCTTGCACACTACATGACAACTTCAGTTAAAGGGACTCTCTGTGTCCACTGCCTTGGTCGTGAGCAaggctggctaacactcgcaaGGCTATTGCACCAAAGAAACGCCAAGGAAAATAGCAGGTGGGATGGCACCACAGTAGCTCAATATGTATAACACTGCAAAAGTGTCGCAGTAATGTTTAtctccaccatcatcatcagcctggttacgcccactgcagggcaaaggcctttcccatacttctccaactaccccggtcatgtactaattgtggccatgttgtccctgcaaacttcttaatctcatccgcccacctaactttctgccgccccctgctacgcttctcttcccttggaatccagtccgtaacccttaaggaccatcggttatcttccctcctcattacatgtcctgcccatgcccatttctttttcttgatttcaactaagatgtcattaactcgcgtttgttccctcacccaatctgcacttttcttatcccttaacgttacacccatcattcttctttccatagctcgttgcgtcattctcaatttaagtagaacccttttcataagcctccaggtttctgccccgtacgtgagtactggtaagacacagctgttatctctatacagacacttaaagaaactGCAGTGGTTGTCTAAGGTAGCCATTTATCACATGGTTTATAGAGTGTCAATAGCTTAAAAGAACTCATAATGGCAACTGCTGCGAAATATGAGGAAGCCCTGAGGAAATGAAGAGACTAGGCACATGTGGTATGCGTAAGCTGTGATGGCAGGTGGAGATTGATAGGCTCTTGGCCACGTGTAGCATGTGATGTGACACTACCGGGTGTGTAGGCATTGTtgcttaaagaaaaaaagtgtTGTGTGTTCAGATAGGAACAATTCAAGGAGAAAATATTTATAATTGCAGGCAAGAAATAATTTTGGGTGAAAAGCAAGTGCTCTTGACAATTGAAGTGTGTACTGTATTTGTGAAATGAAATGCGACTTGGAAACGTCTACGTGGGACGCGTCATGCGTGTAGGAATGAGCGAATATTTGGAATTTCGAATGTGAATTCTTTTAGAAATCGATATTTGAAGTTGTCGAGCATTCATTTCTGTTCGGATACATAGAATAATGCCTAGTAAAAGTCCACTACAAGGTCAGATGCAAGCCGTGACATTCTTGAACAGTTCAACTTGCAAGATAGCTGTGGTTGTTGCACAGAGGCACCAGCTTCTGGCCAGGAGCGTGGGGTAGATAACTTCTGCTTGATAATTTTCAGACATTCAATAAAGATGCATCACCTTGAGGCCACCCTACGAATGTCATCTCTATATAAACTAATCAGTTTATCACCTGAGCAATCTCACCATGGTTGCATTCCACCAAAAGGATCTGGTGacatgtttctttttgtattttgttaCTGGCATCATCATGGTACGCTGCATACATTTAATTTGTTTTGAATTTACAAGCCCTTCAGTTAACTCAAGGTCCAGTTGTGAATGGAGTTACATATATACAGTAACGTAAataagccttctttttctttaccaaaCGCACTTCTATGCACCCTTTATTTACACTTTTAGATATGAAATACTTGGAGTTTGAGTCACTTGGAAATTCCACCGTGTAAACACCCCTACATATACTGGGAGTCCAATGTCGCACTACTGTGTACAGGGGGTCCACTGTTGAAGGGAATACTTTTGCAGTGCTCTTACATGCTTCCACTGCCACTTGCAGCTAGGATGCCAGAAAAGGGAGAGCCACACATTTGAGTCTTCCCTTTGACAGTGGACCACACTGTTAAACCTTGTCATTTAATGACCACCAGGTCATTAAATCTGTTGTGGCCTCTTATATAACCACACGATCCCAAATTATGCGATTTGTCATACAAACTGGAAAGGGTGGATATGATAGTGTGCATGTTACTTTCCTTATCTAAATTGATGCATTTCATTCTGTGAGCGTAGTACACAGACTTCAAAATGTGCACATGGCAACAAGGGTGTCAATTACTAGCAGCTCGCAAGCATATAACTGCTAAGAACATGTATCTAGGCTAGTTATTGCATGACAGTAAATCAGAACAACCTCGCGCGAACGAGATGTTTACTACAATAATACACAGACACGATGGGTGCTGTACTGTCCGTGTGTATTGCTATTGGGATTGTCTGGTTTGCGCAAGATTCTTCCCATTCTATTAGTGTGTTTGCTGCAGACATTGCGATAAAACACAGCTGCCTATGTCAGGGAACAGTGCTTCTGCTTGATGTCATTCAACTGAGCAAAGCAGTATGTGGTGGTAAAAACTGCTAACAAGAATGAACAGACATGCTAATAATACTGAGCACTCCATTCAGTGCAAAGTCATCCTGTACAGGTTTACCAGGTTGACATTGGTTCACAGCAGACTGTCGCCCTATGTCATTTCTTGTACCTTCCTGTGCCGATTTAAAAGTAAAATTTTGTGTGCGGTTGGATAAAACAGTGCTTACCTCTTGTGATTTGAGGTAGCAACTTTTCATCTGCAATAAAATCACGTGCACCTAATAGTTGTCAGTCCTATACCCATATTTCATTGTTGCACCCACTGCAGTATCGCCACCGCCTGTCTTTATGCGTCCCAAGGACTGTGGCATCCATGCTCTGCCAACTTATTTCCTACTTATTTCTGCAGGATGCCTAACCAAAGCTTTGCGCCCCGTGGTCGAGGTGGGTATCCACCCCGTGGAGGACTGCGCACCCGTGGCTCGGCCGGATTCCGGTCCCCAGGAATGAGACCTGCTGCTTCCAGAGTTGGTTCTGCAACTGGTTTTCGGTCCGCGGGATTTCGCAACTCCTTTAGGCCTAGAGCACCATCAGTTGCTCCTAGAACTGGCTTGCAGGCCCCGAGGATGACATCTCCACACTCAGGCAGGTCTTCAGAAGCAGCCTACGGGCCTCCCATCAATGCAGGTGCTCCTGGCATGGGTGGAGCTGGTGACGCGGATGAGCGAGGAGCATCGCGAAAACCAGTTGCACACTCCGTCAGCACATGGACGGTGCAGATTGGAGAAGTGCCCATCTCGTACATCTCGCGCGAGAAGTGGAGGGAGCAGTGCCGCCCCGAAAAGGGCATGCGGCCCGACATGATCGACGAGCCGTTCCGGGGCTGCACCCTGCAGGACCGGCACCCCAATGAGCCCAAAGCCTCGTACACAGAGCAGGAGATGCGTAACCTCTGTCCCACCTGCGGCACGCTGGTGATCCACTGGGAAACCCACAAGCAGGGAAAGCTGCACCGTGAGCGATCCAAGGCCAGAGAGTCAAACAGCCACACGCCGGGACCAACACAGCAGGACGTCGTAGCTGCATTGCGCGTGCTCCAGGCCACGCGACCTGACATCATCGCGGCCTCCCTTGCCGCCAGTTCACCCAACTTGCTCGCGTCTCTCAACAACAATGGCGGGAACAGAGTGTCGCCTCCGCGCGAAAGGATGAGGCGAGGCCCCCGGTCTAGGTCTCCGTCACCGGACAGGAAGCGACATTCCACCCGATGGGAGCCTGCGGACCATTATGACCGCTATGACGAGGCTGCTCGAGCTCCAGCTCGTACGGGCGTCCCCAAGGGTACACCTTCCAGGGCTGGTCCTGGGCCAATGTGAGGATCacacattatttttatttttgtctttttgtttGCAGGATCTTGAAGTTTGCAGCAGCGATCCTGCCAATGTCTGCAGGTTTTGAAAACGCAGCACCCAAGTTGTGCACTCAAAATCGGCATGCAACTTCAAAATGCCATGGAGGCCTGTCCACCTACGTGGTCACTGGTTTTCTTCGCCATAATTTTGAATACTCTCCCAAGGGCAGCCTTGTACTGAATCATTTTTGATCTCGGGGATCAGTCATTTGATACCTTGGGATTACTTGTTTAGCCATCCATCGCATCAAAAGGTCAAGGCCAGGTCACTATGTCGTGCAGGCATTCTGCCCACTAACTACAGATCTTGTCTGGCACATTCCAGGCTATCCCAGCAGGGGTGACAGCTAATTACTATGGATGTTTCACGAAAGCTTTACACGTTGAATGAAACAACTGATGGCAACTGTGAGTTGCCGGTTGGGGCTTTTCAAGTACGTCTCTTCACTAGTCGTTCGTGCTGCCGTTCAGATGGCATGCATTAGTGACACCTGCTGCTTGTCATGATGACTCGGTGTTTGTGGGGATGACTCCtttgtgggtttgactcccagcTGCAGTGACTGCATTCTGACAATGTGTAATGCAAACATGCTCATGTACTTGCATTTAAGCTCAGGTTACCGAAACTCCAGGTTGTTACAAGTCATTTCAAGCCCGTGACTGTGCTCTGACTGACAGCCAAGGTGTTGCTTTGGACTGTTGAGCAGCATGAGCATTGTGATTCACCTAGCAGTACGAAAGGCTGGTTGGCAGTTATCGAAGACCACTGGCTGTTCCAGTGACGTCACTGCTCATCTTTCAGGATGGTTTGTTGATTTGCAAGTTGACTATGTTTGAGCTGTGTTGCCACAGTGGCCCATAGTTATTACATAATGATGAGGTGACTTAACAGTTTTGTTGTCACACAAGAAACACTGGTGTTTCTCCTGCTTGCTTTGCTCCTGTTTGAAGCTCCACAGTTCAGCGAGACCTTGGGCATACATTATATTTGGATAGAAGTTGTTAGGCTCAACAAAAGGAGAATCCCATTATGGCCATTTGTTGGATGCACATGGCCCTGTCGTTGCCTCATGCACTACCAATTCTTCGGGGGAACAAAGATGGCCTGGAGTGCActgaacaagaaagaagaaaggccaTGCTGTTGTGCTGCTTCCATTAATTCACTGGGCAAAAGGGCATTATCACTGACAACTTCAAACTGACAACAAATCACAGACCTGAATCTATTAGTGTACGCAGGAGCTCCACAATCCATACTCATGTGGCCAGTTGTCAAGGGTGCATGGCCAATCATCGCTACATGCACTCTATTTGGGGAAAAAAGGCCAGGGAAGGGAAGAAGAAAGCCACAGCTAAATGCTGCCAGGAATTCAGAAGCCCATTGTTGCCATCAATTTGGAGTGGTCGATTTTCTGTGGAGACAAATAATTTCACTGACAATTACGATGctttctaatgcgaaatttaagcgcagctctaAACGCGTTTTTGTTTCGCAAtgtattggctggcacggacaatcttatctcgtgcggcacgttgcagatGGAGTGAAGTCTGGTGCGACTGCCTCGGTAATCAGGAGATGACaagaggcagtgcgtgggtgacacgtggatgtgattcacagcagccgttgcagacagacctccactcatgcagctctttgtttccatatatggaaTCGATGGCATCGTCGATGAACATACGACGCATgctactctggcgtcatctcgtagccattaCCACTGTGGAGCTTTTCTTGAGCGGCACTATGTTTTCCTCACACTTTTgctataccctcctcctccactttcctcctggaactctcttcgctatcgcagtctttcaaTCCCCGCGGGTCTCCGCATTCGCTTATTGATCCTTCTCTGTGCTCGGTTATGCCAAGGGATGCCGACGCTTGCCACAGGGATGGTGCCCTAAAGCTGCACTCTAAAATCTTTTAGTCGGGAGAAAATATTGTACATAATGCATTGCGAGAGT comes from Dermacentor andersoni chromosome 9, qqDerAnde1_hic_scaffold, whole genome shotgun sequence and encodes:
- the LOC126527610 gene encoding uncharacterized protein isoform X1, producing MIPTKRRVLTARLAKPTTRMPNQSFAPRGRGGYPPRGGLRTRGSAGFRSPGMRPAASRVGSATGFRSAGFRNSFRPRAPSVAPRTGLQAPRMTSPHSGRSSEAAYGPPINAGAPGMGGAGDADERGASRKPVAHSVSTWTVQIGEVPISYISREKWREQCRPEKGMRPDMIDEPFRGCTLQDRHPNEPKASYTEQEMRNLCPTCGTLVIHWETHKQGKLHRERSKARESNSHTPGPTQQDVVAALRVLQATRPDIIAASLAASSPNLLASLNNNGGNRVSPPRERMRRGPRSRSPSPDRKRHSTRWEPADHYDRYDEAARAPARTGVPKGTPSRAGPGPMQQMYNQPPHGPGRSYSSGSYSWR
- the LOC126527610 gene encoding uncharacterized protein isoform X2, translated to MPNQSFAPRGRGGYPPRGGLRTRGSAGFRSPGMRPAASRVGSATGFRSAGFRNSFRPRAPSVAPRTGLQAPRMTSPHSGRSSEAAYGPPINAGAPGMGGAGDADERGASRKPVAHSVSTWTVQIGEVPISYISREKWREQCRPEKGMRPDMIDEPFRGCTLQDRHPNEPKASYTEQEMRNLCPTCGTLVIHWETHKQGKLHRERSKARESNSHTPGPTQQDVVAALRVLQATRPDIIAASLAASSPNLLASLNNNGGNRVSPPRERMRRGPRSRSPSPDRKRHSTRWEPADHYDRYDEAARAPARTGVPKGTPSRAGPGPMQQMYNQPPHGPGRSYSSGSYSWR